A stretch of Mastomys coucha isolate ucsf_1 unplaced genomic scaffold, UCSF_Mcou_1 pScaffold3, whole genome shotgun sequence DNA encodes these proteins:
- the Oit3 gene encoding oncoprotein-induced transcript 3 protein isoform X2, with protein sequence MPLFLLFTFLSTTVTLVSPMALDPCSAYISLNEPWRNTDHQFDESQNQPLCDNHMDGEWYRFTGMAGDAMPTFCIPENHCGTHAPVWLNGSHPLEGDGIVQRQACASFKGNCCLWNTTVEVKACPGGYYVYRLAKPSVCFHVYCGHENECEHNNGGCSEICVNLKNSHRCACGVGRVLRSDGKTCEDIEGCHNNNGGCSHSCLASEKGYQCECPRGLVLSEDNHTCQVPVLCKSSAIEVSVPRELVGGLELFLTNTSCRGVSNGTHVNIIFSLKTCGTVVDVVNDKIVASNLVTGLPKQTPGSSGDIIIRTSKLLIPVTCEFPRLYTISEGYVPNLRNTPLEIRSRNHGIFPFTLEIFKDHEFEEPYRETLPTLKLRDSLYFGIEPLVHVSGLESLVESCFATPTAKMDEILKYYLIQDGCVSDDSVKQYSSRDHLAKHFQVPVFKFVGKDHKEVFLHCRVLVCGMLDERSRCAQGCHRRVRREAGEDEDSAGLQSQTLTGGPITIDWED encoded by the exons ATGCCTCTGTTCCTGCTGTTCACCTTCCTCTCCACCACAGTCACCTTGGTATCACCCATGG CACTGGATCCTTGTTCTGCTTATATCAGTCTGAATGAGCCCTGGAGGAACACTGACCACCAGTTTGACGAGTCCCAGAATCAACCTCTTTGCGACAACCATATGGATGGGGAGTGGTATCGCTTCACAGGTATGGCAGGGGATGCCATGCCCACCTTCTGCATACCAGAAAATCACTGTGGGACCCATGCACCTGTCTGGCTCAATGGCAGCCACCCGCTAGAAGGGGATGGCATTGTACAACGACAGGCCTGTGCCAGCTTCAAAGGGAACTGCTGTTTGTGGAACACCACAGTGGAGGTCAAGGCCTGCCCCGGAGGCTACTACGTGTATCGGCTGGCCAAGCCCAGTGTCTGTTTCCACGTCTACTGTGGCC ACGAAAATGAATGTGAGCACAACAACGGTGGCTGCAGTGAGATCTGTGTGAACCTCAAAAACTCACACCGCTGTGCCTGCGGGGTCGGCCGCGTGCTCAGGAGCGACGGAAAGACTTGCGAAG ACATCGAAGGGTGTCACAACAACAACGGTGGCTGCAGCCATTCCTGCCTTGCATCTGAGAAGGGCTATCAGTGTGAATGTCCCCGGGGTTTGGTGCTGTCTGAAGATAACCACACTTGCCAAG TCCCCGTGTTGTGCAAGTCCAGCGCCATTGAAGTAAGTGTCCCCCGGGAGCTGGTTGGAGGCCTGGAGCTCTTCCTGACCAACACCTCCTGCCGAGGAGTGTCCAACGGCACCCACGTCAACATCATCTTCTCCCTCAAGACCTGCGGCACCGTGGTTGAC GTAGTGAATGACAAAATCGTGGCCAGCAACCTCGTGACGGGTCTGCCCAAGCAGACCCCTGGGAGCAGCGGGGACATCATCATTCGGACCAGCAAACTCCTGATCCCGGTGACCTGCGAGTTCCCACGCCTGTACACCATCTCGGAAGGATATGTGCCCAACTTGCGCAACACCCCACTGGAAATCAGGAGCCGAAACCACGGCATCTTCCCCTTCACACTGGAGATCTTCAAGGACCACGAGTTCGAGGAACCGTACCGGGAGACTCTGCCCACACTCAAGCTTCGCGACTCACTCTACTTTGGCATCGAGCCCCTGGTGCACGTGAGCGGCCTAGAGAGCCTGGTGGAGAGTTGCTTTGCCACGCCCACTGCGAAGATGGATGAAATCCTCAAGTACTATCTGATCCAGGACGG CTGTGTTTCCGATGACTCCGTAAAGCAGTACTCATCCAGGGACCACCTAGCAAAGCACTTCCAAGTCCCTGTCTTCAAGTTCGTGGGCAAAGACCACAAG GAGGTATTTCTGCACTGCCGTGTCCTCGTGTGTGGGATGCTAGATGAGCGTTCCCGCTGTGCCCAGGGGTGCCACCGGCGAGTGCGTCGTGAGGCGGGTGAGGACGAGGACTCTGCTGGGCTGCAGAGCCAGACACTGACGGGCGGCCCCATCACCATCGACTGGGAGGACTAG
- the Oit3 gene encoding oncoprotein-induced transcript 3 protein isoform X1 has translation MPLFLLFTFLSTTVTLVSPMALDPCSAYISLNEPWRNTDHQFDESQNQPLCDNHMDGEWYRFTGMAGDAMPTFCIPENHCGTHAPVWLNGSHPLEGDGIVQRQACASFKGNCCLWNTTVEVKACPGGYYVYRLAKPSVCFHVYCGHFYDICDEDCHGNCLDSTECACSPGTSLGPDGQTCFDENECEHNNGGCSEICVNLKNSHRCACGVGRVLRSDGKTCEDIEGCHNNNGGCSHSCLASEKGYQCECPRGLVLSEDNHTCQVPVLCKSSAIEVSVPRELVGGLELFLTNTSCRGVSNGTHVNIIFSLKTCGTVVDVVNDKIVASNLVTGLPKQTPGSSGDIIIRTSKLLIPVTCEFPRLYTISEGYVPNLRNTPLEIRSRNHGIFPFTLEIFKDHEFEEPYRETLPTLKLRDSLYFGIEPLVHVSGLESLVESCFATPTAKMDEILKYYLIQDGCVSDDSVKQYSSRDHLAKHFQVPVFKFVGKDHKEVFLHCRVLVCGMLDERSRCAQGCHRRVRREAGEDEDSAGLQSQTLTGGPITIDWED, from the exons ATGCCTCTGTTCCTGCTGTTCACCTTCCTCTCCACCACAGTCACCTTGGTATCACCCATGG CACTGGATCCTTGTTCTGCTTATATCAGTCTGAATGAGCCCTGGAGGAACACTGACCACCAGTTTGACGAGTCCCAGAATCAACCTCTTTGCGACAACCATATGGATGGGGAGTGGTATCGCTTCACAGGTATGGCAGGGGATGCCATGCCCACCTTCTGCATACCAGAAAATCACTGTGGGACCCATGCACCTGTCTGGCTCAATGGCAGCCACCCGCTAGAAGGGGATGGCATTGTACAACGACAGGCCTGTGCCAGCTTCAAAGGGAACTGCTGTTTGTGGAACACCACAGTGGAGGTCAAGGCCTGCCCCGGAGGCTACTACGTGTATCGGCTGGCCAAGCCCAGTGTCTGTTTCCACGTCTACTGTGGCC ATTTCTACGACATCTGTGATGAGGATTGTCATGGCAACTGCTTGGATAGCACCGAGTGCGCATGCTCTCCCGGAACCTCGCTGGGTCCAGACGGGCAGACTTGCTTCG ACGAAAATGAATGTGAGCACAACAACGGTGGCTGCAGTGAGATCTGTGTGAACCTCAAAAACTCACACCGCTGTGCCTGCGGGGTCGGCCGCGTGCTCAGGAGCGACGGAAAGACTTGCGAAG ACATCGAAGGGTGTCACAACAACAACGGTGGCTGCAGCCATTCCTGCCTTGCATCTGAGAAGGGCTATCAGTGTGAATGTCCCCGGGGTTTGGTGCTGTCTGAAGATAACCACACTTGCCAAG TCCCCGTGTTGTGCAAGTCCAGCGCCATTGAAGTAAGTGTCCCCCGGGAGCTGGTTGGAGGCCTGGAGCTCTTCCTGACCAACACCTCCTGCCGAGGAGTGTCCAACGGCACCCACGTCAACATCATCTTCTCCCTCAAGACCTGCGGCACCGTGGTTGAC GTAGTGAATGACAAAATCGTGGCCAGCAACCTCGTGACGGGTCTGCCCAAGCAGACCCCTGGGAGCAGCGGGGACATCATCATTCGGACCAGCAAACTCCTGATCCCGGTGACCTGCGAGTTCCCACGCCTGTACACCATCTCGGAAGGATATGTGCCCAACTTGCGCAACACCCCACTGGAAATCAGGAGCCGAAACCACGGCATCTTCCCCTTCACACTGGAGATCTTCAAGGACCACGAGTTCGAGGAACCGTACCGGGAGACTCTGCCCACACTCAAGCTTCGCGACTCACTCTACTTTGGCATCGAGCCCCTGGTGCACGTGAGCGGCCTAGAGAGCCTGGTGGAGAGTTGCTTTGCCACGCCCACTGCGAAGATGGATGAAATCCTCAAGTACTATCTGATCCAGGACGG CTGTGTTTCCGATGACTCCGTAAAGCAGTACTCATCCAGGGACCACCTAGCAAAGCACTTCCAAGTCCCTGTCTTCAAGTTCGTGGGCAAAGACCACAAG GAGGTATTTCTGCACTGCCGTGTCCTCGTGTGTGGGATGCTAGATGAGCGTTCCCGCTGTGCCCAGGGGTGCCACCGGCGAGTGCGTCGTGAGGCGGGTGAGGACGAGGACTCTGCTGGGCTGCAGAGCCAGACACTGACGGGCGGCCCCATCACCATCGACTGGGAGGACTAG